Genomic window (Myxococcales bacterium):
GACGACGACTACGACGGCTACGGCGACGAGGTCGACCGGTACCTCGACCGGCGCTGGCACGGCCCGTCGGGCGGCGACGGCGCCCGCGCCGAGGCTGGCGGGGGCGGCATGGGTCGCGGCCAGACCCGCGCGCCCGCCGCCGACAAGGCCGCCGAGCCGTCGGTCCGCTCGCGTCCGGCCCCGCCGCCGCCCGGCGTCCACGGCGGCACCGGCTCGGTCACCGCGGGCGCGCCCGCCCGCCAGACCATGGAGGACGAGTCCGCGCGCGATTGCTGCGGTCAGCCCGAGCGCCTCGGCCTCGGCACCGAGTACGGCGAGACCCGCTACTCCGCCGCCAGCTACACCCGCTTCGTCCGCTCGAGCGACAAGCCGGTCGCGATCGCCGAGCTGCGCTACAACGACGACGCCGGCCTCAAGGCCCTCGGCATCCTGTTCGCGCCCGAGCCCGACGCCAACGAGCTCATGACCCGCGAGACCGCCGATCCGTTCCCCGGCGACCGCGGCTTCGCCCGCCCGCCCGCGGGCATCCGCTAGCCGCGCAGCACGCGCTCGGCGATCTGCGTCGCCAGGTCGGCGCGGTCGCGCAGCTCGCGCACGCGGTGCAGGATCCGCTCGATCGACGTTCGGGGCAACGTGGCCAGGGTCCGCGTGGTGTGGGCCAGGTCGAGCGCTGGCCTGGGCGCAGCCGCCCGCGCGTTCCGGACGTTCAGCGCGGCGGCGGCACGGTCAGCAGCCGGGCCAGGGCGGCGTCGTCGAGCGCGCGGAACCCGCCGGGCGCCAGATCGCCGAGCGCGTACCCGCCGATGGCCGCGCGGACCAGCCGCAAGGTCGGGTGGCCGACCGCGGCGGTCATCTTGCGGACCTGGCGGTTGCGGCCCTCGGTGATCGTCAGCTCGAGCCAGCAGTCGGGCACGGTCTTGCGGAACCGGATCGGCGGGTCGCGCGGCGGCAGCGCCGGCGGCTCGAGCCGGGCGCAGCGCGCCGGCCGGGTCCGGCCGCCGGTGACCATCACGCCCGCGGCCAGCGCGGCGAGCGCGGCGTCGTCGGGGATGCGCTCGACCTGGACCCAGTAGGTCTTGGCGTGGGCGTGGCGCGGCGACAGCAGCCGATCGATCAGGCGCTTGTCCGACGACAAGATCAGCAGGCCCTCGCTGTCGGCGTCGAGCCGGCCGATCGGCCACACCGCGGGCGGCAGCCCGAACTCGGCCAGGGTGCGCCACGCGCTGGCGTCGCGGGTGTACTGCGACAGCACCCCGTAGGGCTTATGGAACGCGATCGTGGTCACGGTCGGAGGGGGCCAGCGATTGACATCGCCCAGGCGGCGTCCTAGTCACGTAGCATGTCCTTTCGGTCGATCGCCCTTGTCGTCGTCGCGGTGTTGGCGCTGGTCGCGTGCGGCCCGTCGTCGGCGCAGATCAAGACCGCGCGCGAAGCGCGCTACCGCGCCTCGGCGTCCGAGGTGTTCCAGGCCGCGGTCGGCGCGCTCAAGACCAACGATCACAAGATCAAGCAGGCCGACCCCGTCGCCGGGCGCGCGCTCACCGAGCCGCGCTGGTACGAGGTCGACGGCACGACGCTGTCGCGCGACAGCGACGGTCGACCGCAGCTGTCCTCGGCCGGCGGCATCATGCTGTCGATCGAGGTCGGGGTCGTCCCCGACGGCGAGACCTTCCGCGTCGAGGTGATCCCGCGGGTGCTGCAGCAGAAGGACGGCTACTCGGCGCCGCTCGAGCTCAAGCCTGGCGACCCCGCGATGCCCGGCTGGATCGCCGGCAAGGTCGACAACGTCTACATCTCGACCTACGACACGCTCAAGAAGAGCGCGGTCCTGTCGGGGACCTGAGCGATGCGGGCGGGGCGCGGCGCGGTGGCGTGCGTGGGGCTCGTGCTCGCGCTGGTCCTGTGCGGATGTGGACCCTCGGCGGCGCAGATCCGGACGGCCCACGACGCGCGCTACCAGGCGACGCCGGCCGAGTTGGTCGATGTGGCGGTCGCGACCTTGCGCGCCGAGGGCTACAAGATCGCGGTCGCGGATCCGGCGCTCGGGCGCGTCGAGTCGCTGGCTCAGTGGCATCACCCCGAGGGCACGATGGCCCGCAATGTGCGCGGGCGCGCCGAAGACGGCCTCATCAAGTTTCAGCTCCAGATCCGGGTCGACGACGTGACCGGCCCCGGCGCCGGCGTCGTGATCGAGGCCGTCGCGGTCCGCGCGCGCGGGGAGCTACAGCCGCAGCCGATCACCGCCACCGACCGATCCCGCCCAGGCTGGTTCGCGGGCCGCATCGACGCGGTCTATCTCGGCATCCACCGGCGCCTGCGCGCGCGCGTCGTCCCGCCGCGCTGACGCGACGTGGGCACTTCGGCCGCGCCGACCTATACTCGATCAAGTCGCCGGTCGGATCTCGCGGAAATCGACGTCACGACCCGACACGTCTACCTGGCGGGAGGCTCTATGGACAGCATGAAGCAGTGGTTGCTCGGGTTGGCGCTGGCGCTCGGCGTCGTCGCGGTCGGCGGCTGCGGCCCGTCGGCGGCGCAGGTCCACGCGGCGCGGACGGCGCAGTACCACGCCCCGGC
Coding sequences:
- a CDS encoding pseudouridine synthase, with the translated sequence MAFHKPYGVLSQYTRDASAWRTLAEFGLPPAVWPIGRLDADSEGLLILSSDKRLIDRLLSPRHAHAKTYWVQVERIPDDAALAALAAGVMVTGGRTRPARCARLEPPALPPRDPPIRFRKTVPDCWLELTITEGRNRQVRKMTAAVGHPTLRLVRAAIGGYALGDLAPGGFRALDDAALARLLTVPPPR